attttaactagtaaaattattttacaatattactgttttcactcTACTTTggataaacttttgactggtagtgtgtttatttcttttgaaaaattttactgacctcaaacttttgcatgttagttttgtttttcttttatacaattgaatttttaaatgctttaaagtcCTACTTTTTGCTTCTCTGACCTCTGCAGTATGTCAATGGGCTTTCTGGTTGAAGAGGTTGCACCTATTGTGTGGAGGGGTCTGATGGTGATGTCAGCTATTGAGAAACTTATTAGACAGGTGTGTAATTTGGATTTGGAAATTGCTGTTGATAATAGGATTTTGTCACATATCAATTTTTCCCCAAatgtcacacacacaaatagatGTGATTTCTTCAAGTTCAAGTTTGATTTCCATCCGCCGGCACATTTTGAGTAGTAGTGCATAAATTATTCTGTACCCCGATTACATataaaattgtgtcattttCCACAGTCTAAGAAAATAATCCAATTTACGCAACATTGTCATTTCTTGCACTACTATAATGACTTTTTCCATGCAGGTAGATTGGGGGAATCTGGATTACCTTGTGATTGATATGCCACCTGGAACTGGAGATGTCCAACTGTCTATTACTCAGAATATTCCTATAGcaggtaaataaacaaattttacaGCTGATTTATGGTCTGCCTGCCTTTTTTTAGCATCAGTTGCAGTCTGAAAGAAGCATTCTACCTAATGTCAGTCACAACACGGCACCATGGATTTTTCCAATTCAAATTGTCATTTAAGCTTTAATTGTCATTTATTGTATCAGGTGGGAGAGAATTGGATGCATTAATTTCCTAGTATTCAAAACATtcattatgaaatgttttttaccGCTCTTAAACATAACGCAAGTACTTTTTGATAGGTTTATACACCACTTATGTCTAAACGTATGTCCATTTTGTCTTTCAGGCGCTGTAATCGTGTCTACGCCTCAAGACATTGCCTTGCTAGATGCACGAAGAGGTGCTGAGATGTTCAGAAAGGTTAACGTTCCGGTAAAGCAtttgcttttgtgtttaaaggCTCCAGCTCTAacttgtcattatttttttgtggagaATAACGGAGTTTACTTGCTGTTCTTGCTGACAGAAATTATCTAATTGGTATCactatcttttttgttttataaatatacatttaagacttttttttgctCTTTCAGGTGCTGGGTCTGGTTCAAAACATGAGTGTTTTCCATTGTCCCAAGTGCAGTCatcaaacacacatttttggCTCAGATGGGGCTAAAGAGCTGGCTCGGACCCTTGGTGTTGAGATGCTCGGTAAGGCAATTTTGTATGAAGTATTACATTATAACCGACTGTTTTAGTATTTAagcacagttttaaaaaaatgtgatatttaccaGATGTAATGCATATTATGAAGTCACACTGTATGTAACTAGATTTAATTCAAGTGGATCGGACAATCTGTGAGAACATAAGGTTTTTCTTTTCTCACTCCAGGGGACATTCCTCTTCATCTCAACATTAGGGAGACGTCAGATAAGGGACAGCCCGTGGTTGTGTCATCCCCAGATAGTCCAGAAGTAAGTGAATCATGCTGGATTCCTGTGTTGCTTTTGATTGTTTTCCATTATggtaaaagattagttcacttccagaatgaaaatttcctggtaatttactcacccccatgtcatccaaaatgttcatgcctttctgtcTACTATCAAAacgaaattaaggtttttgaggaaaacattgcaggaattttctccatataatggactataATGGGAGCCAACAGATTGAAggcccaaattgcagttttaatgttgcttcaaagggctctacatgatcccagccaaggaataagggtcttatctagtgaaataatctgtgtttttctaaaaaaacaaaatttagatGCTTTTCAATCACAAATGCtaatcttgcactagcttgacctcatgcattatgtaaaataatgacgtaggcggaagtaccgacctagtgtttacaaacaaatgtttaaagaaagtcaaacgccctttacaaaaatgttgacctttccaacatgattatgtaattcGTGAAGATGCAAATGAGCATCactgagctagtgcaagatgagcatttatggttaaaaaggatgttttttttagaaaatgacagatcgttgcgctagataagacccttattctttggctgggatcgtgtagagcactttgaagctgcattgaaactgcagtttggaccttcaacccattggtccccattgaaatccattatatggggaaaaattctgtaatgttttcctggaaaaatgtaatttctttgcgactgaacaaaaaaagacatgaacatcttggatgacatgggggtgagtaaattatcaggaaattttcatttcggaagtgaacttctcctttaaggatcTTTGGGTGCAAAAATGTGATATTACTTTGGTAGCATCTGTTCATAAATTTCAAAATTGAAATgcaaatattgtatatttaatttatatatatatatatatatatatatatatatgatactgtaatatacttttaatataatttttatgttattatattacttAAACCACTCTGTAGCATGTGctgataaatttaaaatataaaatatattatatgtattgtatattatacacttatataatattagattataatatatcacataatgggaaagtaaatattgtttatttattgtaatatattttattttttattttataatttaaatgctCCTTGCGACTTTCTAGCTATGCTAAAATTTGGTTATTTCTAAATAGTCATGTAGACATGCAGTCTTCAATCAGACAGagtttcagatgaatacaattaaCAAAAGTTTATAGAACTGatctaaaataacatttatgaaatcatttactaATATACTCATGCATATTTGTCTGTTTTGCAGGCTGAGGCTTACAGAAGAGTTGCAGCAGCAGTAGTACGCCAACTAGCGGCACATTCAAAATAGATGATGtccacatttaaagggatagttctcccaaaaatgaaaattctgtcattaattactcaccttcatgtcgctCCAAAACCGTAAgagcttcgttcatcttcaaaacacaaattaagatatttttaatgaaatccaagagccttctgaccctgcatagacagcaacatgaCTACCACaatcaaggcctagaaaggtagtaaggatatcgttaaaatagtccatgtgacataatTTTCAACCGtatttttatgaagctatgagaatgctttttgtgcacGAAGAAAAAAAACGACATTATTCAACAatatcttctcttctgtgtcagtcttcgatgcgcATTTAAAAGAGTACCATAACgcatcttaacttgtgttctgaagatgatgaaggtcttacgggcttggaacgacatgagggtgagtaattaatgacagaatacaaattttgggtgaactatccctttaatgtagTTTTGCTGACCTGAAGAAAATATCAGTATTGTTTTCGCTGTTTCCTAATCAACTTGTTCACCCATTTAAACTGGTATCAGATACCCATTAGggtaatataatttatgttcTTTATTTATGCACTGACATACTGTTCATGTTATTtagagtttaaaataacaaatattaataaatcattctgattttaaACAGTTTGTCTTTCATTACATAGCTATTTAGGAAATAAGTTAGGAAATAATGAAACTGCAATTCTGATCATATTATCAGTGGCCTAATGTAACCTAAGGTAAATCTTTCCCTACCACAAAAGACCAACAAGATGTTTACCATAAATGAACTGGGTCAAAGGTTAGATTTAGTGTGGCTTCAGTCAATATCATTGATTTCACTTCAACTCTTTCTTTCAACgtaaatagggccctatgatttccgcgatgcggaatacagtcataaaaacggaatttacagaataacgcggaatgtcacggaatttgttaacgtttgaatgaattaatcaaaagtaggtcattacacttaagtcaaaccgcaatatggactagtgtctgtaaatattacgccgcaaaaataccatttaaatgtgaatcctgcatgttctgcgtgtctctgttttaatgaatggagcagacgagcggttttgcagtgatttcagcatctgtggtctaaatgaggacataaatacatgaacaatatctacttagagtcacttcatgaacatttgaccgttccatttttaggaaaactagcattATATTAGaaaggtagacacggcaacccgtaaaaataaaagtccggtttaacttaaagacattgtgccagatatatattactactattactactactactaaaatgaaacaaacattattttttagggtataatcattcttccatgttttaattttaataataaattcccctttgtttgccaaaaaaaaaagtttgcttaattttcaataattaaaagataaatgaaattaatgttttataccttcatttgataaccagaacattttgaatacacaacacagaatttctgagggtgaAAAACCTTTcttaaggctattttaagaataaatttgaataaattaagtatgcattcaaataattagatatgctaaaatacagaatttgataacaataaaacatatggggaggaaaaaatacaacataatttttgttaaacccttattgatgtgaaattgtataagtttcatgatttattagacatgctctttgaataataaaatgtaattgaaccattaaaaaggagtggagacaaattaaaacagaaaaaaacggaatccagaaaaattaaaacagagaaaaaaacggattttggggaaaaataaaacggGCCCTACATAAAGATGTTCATTACAGATATTGCCCACTTGATGGCAGTGCAAATGTTTGCATAGATCTTATTTTGCTTTGATTTATAGCGATGTCTTTCACTTAAAGGTGACAAATTTTCCTCTTTTGACAGCAGCATGATTGGACTCTTTTGTTACTTAACTACACTTAATTTAGATAAATGGTCCCGGTCCAATAGGAGAAGCGGGATGAAGTTTTCACGGGATGAGAAAAACAGGGTCACTTCCTGCATATTTTCACAGCTCCCTTGACTCAGCTGAAACAGCCGTATTCAGTCCACCCCAGTGTAACACAGGCCAGACAGACCAGTCTGTGATTCATCACCGCAATGAAGCTATTTTGCTTTCTTTTAGTCTCAATTGCTTAACTGTTCCCAGAAGACCGACCCCGGGGTTTCAGCTGTACAATGACCTCAGCTGAATTTGGACAGTTTCGCATTTggtgttatttattttctctttgttttcacGATAAAGAAAGCGTTATCCCGATAACGTGCCTTGACTGATGTCATTGAGCGCAGTGGTGTGACTCAGACTCCCATGAGCGTGTCATTGAGGTGcaaacagcaaaataaacatCTATTCATATAGAGATGTAGAATTCACCACAATTCTGCCTGGGATATTTGTCCCAGAAAGGGAATTTCACAAACGTCAGAAGACGACCATTCATAAATCCTAGATCAGATGACTTCCTCTCATAAAACCTTATCTCCTTGTGAGAGACTGCATAACATGGGCATACTCAGATTACTTATCAAGCAACATGATTGAGCACGTTTCAGGTAATTCCCACCTGGCCAGAAATAGATTTCTAAAACAGTGTCCTTGTGGCGTTCTCAGTGGCATTATAAATGCAGACTTTGCCCCATGTGGTAAATGTGGCTTATAGCTTCTACTTCCTAAggctatggaaaaaaaatcaataattaaatgGGGTAGCTGTGCAGCCCAGGAGGACAGAGGGCAGTCTTATTTCTGTCATCTTTGA
Above is a genomic segment from Labeo rohita strain BAU-BD-2019 chromosome 17, IGBB_LRoh.1.0, whole genome shotgun sequence containing:
- the nubpl gene encoding iron-sulfur protein NUBPL, translated to MVKLHDSYKKLLQIYTFSSNIIGTPYLPARFVPLHQNRHEIRFKTSGAGDRALQERQRQHMARGLPKQKPIAGVKKVIVVASGKGGVGKSTTAVNLALGLTANDQSKSVGLLDADVYGPSIPKLMNLKGNPELTDKNLMKPLVNFGIPCMSMGFLVEEVAPIVWRGLMVMSAIEKLIRQVDWGNLDYLVIDMPPGTGDVQLSITQNIPIAGAVIVSTPQDIALLDARRGAEMFRKVNVPVLGLVQNMSVFHCPKCSHQTHIFGSDGAKELARTLGVEMLGDIPLHLNIRETSDKGQPVVVSSPDSPEAEAYRRVAAAVVRQLAAHSK